The Kluyvera intermedia genome window below encodes:
- the narH gene encoding nitrate reductase subunit beta: MKIRSQVGMVLNLDKCIGCHTCSVTCKNVWTSREGTEYAWFNNVETKPGTGFPTDWENQEKYKGGWIRKINGKLVPRMGNKALLLGKIFANPHLPGLDDYYEPFDFDYQTLHNAPADSKAQPIARPRSLITGKRMDKITKGPNWEDDLGGEFEKLSKDKNFENMQKAMYGQFENTFMMYLPRLCEHCLNPACVATCPSGAIYKREEDGIVLIDQDKCRGWRMCITGCPYKKIYFNWKSGKSEKCIFCYPRIEAGQPTVCSETCVGRIRYLGVLLYDADAIETAASTENEKDLYQRQLDVFLDPNDPKVIEQAQKDGIPLSVIDAAQKSPVYKMAMDWKLALPLHPEYRTLPMVWYVPPLSPIQSAADAGELGSNGILPDVESLRIPVQYLANLLTAGDTQPVLLALKRMLAMRHFKRTETVDGVIDTRALEEVGLTEAQAQEMYRYLAIANYEDRFVVPSSHREQARDAFPEKNGCGFSFGDGCHGSDTKFNLFNSRRIDSVDVSSKTEPHA; this comes from the coding sequence ATGAAAATTCGTTCACAAGTCGGCATGGTGCTGAATCTCGATAAATGCATCGGTTGCCACACCTGCTCGGTCACCTGTAAAAACGTCTGGACTAGCCGTGAAGGCACCGAGTACGCATGGTTCAACAACGTTGAAACCAAGCCGGGTACCGGTTTCCCGACCGATTGGGAAAACCAGGAAAAATACAAAGGCGGTTGGATCCGTAAGATCAACGGCAAACTGGTGCCGCGCATGGGTAACAAAGCGCTGCTGCTGGGTAAAATCTTCGCTAACCCGCATCTGCCGGGTCTGGATGATTATTACGAGCCGTTTGACTTTGACTATCAGACGTTGCACAACGCACCGGCTGATAGCAAAGCACAGCCGATTGCCCGTCCACGCTCGCTGATTACCGGCAAGCGTATGGACAAAATCACCAAGGGCCCGAACTGGGAAGATGACCTTGGCGGCGAGTTCGAGAAGCTGTCAAAAGACAAAAACTTCGAGAACATGCAGAAGGCGATGTACGGCCAGTTCGAGAACACCTTCATGATGTACCTGCCGCGCCTTTGCGAGCACTGTCTGAACCCGGCGTGCGTTGCAACGTGCCCGAGCGGTGCCATCTACAAGCGTGAAGAAGACGGTATTGTGCTGATCGACCAGGACAAATGTCGTGGCTGGCGTATGTGTATTACCGGTTGCCCGTACAAAAAAATCTACTTCAACTGGAAGAGCGGCAAGTCTGAAAAATGCATCTTCTGCTATCCGCGTATTGAAGCGGGTCAGCCGACCGTGTGTTCCGAGACCTGCGTAGGTCGTATCCGTTACCTCGGCGTGCTGCTGTATGACGCAGATGCGATTGAAACCGCAGCAAGCACTGAGAACGAGAAAGATCTGTATCAGCGCCAACTGGACGTATTCCTCGATCCAAACGATCCGAAAGTGATTGAGCAGGCGCAGAAAGACGGTATTCCGTTGAGTGTCATTGACGCCGCCCAGAAATCGCCGGTCTACAAAATGGCGATGGACTGGAAGCTGGCGCTGCCGTTGCACCCGGAATATCGTACGCTGCCAATGGTCTGGTACGTGCCACCGCTGTCTCCAATTCAGTCCGCAGCCGATGCGGGTGAACTGGGCAGCAACGGTATCCTGCCTGACGTTGAAAGCCTGCGTATCCCGGTTCAGTACCTGGCGAACCTGCTGACCGCGGGTGACACTCAGCCGGTACTGCTGGCGCTGAAACGTATGCTGGCAATGCGTCACTTTAAACGTACGGAAACCGTAGATGGCGTTATCGATACCCGTGCGCTGGAAGAAGTTGGTCTGACTGAAGCGCAGGCACAGGAAATGTATCGCTATCTGGCGATTGCCAACTACGAAGATCGTTTCGTCGTGCCAAGCAGCCACCGCGAACAGGCTCGTGATGCGTTCCCGGAGAAAAACGGTTGTGGCTTTAGCTTCGGCGATGGCTGCCACGGTTCTGACACCAAGTTTAATCTGTTCAACAGCCGCCGTATTGATTCTGTGGATGTGAGCAGCAAAACGGAGCCGCACGCATGA
- the narJ gene encoding nitrate reductase molybdenum cofactor assembly chaperone, with protein sequence MIELVIVSRLLEYPDAALWQHQDELFDVLASSEKLDKGDAQMLGMFLRELTAQDPLDAQAAYSELFDRGRATSLLLFEHVHGESRDRGQAMVDLLNQYEQHGLVLDSRELPDHLPLYLEYLAQLPESEAIGGLQDIAPILALLCARLQQRESRYAVLFEQLLKLANSAVDEAKVAEKIADEARDDTPQALDAVWEEEQVKFFADQGCGESEISNHQRRFAGAVAPQYLNISNGGQQ encoded by the coding sequence ATGATTGAACTCGTGATTGTGTCACGTCTGCTCGAGTACCCGGATGCTGCCTTATGGCAGCATCAGGACGAACTCTTCGACGTTCTGGCCTCATCAGAGAAACTGGATAAAGGGGATGCCCAGATGCTGGGCATGTTCCTGCGCGAGTTAACCGCGCAGGATCCGTTGGATGCGCAGGCCGCTTACAGCGAACTGTTTGACCGTGGCCGCGCAACCTCGCTGCTGTTGTTCGAACACGTTCACGGCGAGTCTCGTGACCGTGGCCAGGCGATGGTGGATCTGCTGAATCAGTATGAGCAGCACGGTCTGGTGCTTGATAGCCGCGAGCTGCCGGATCACCTGCCGCTATATCTGGAATATCTGGCGCAGCTGCCAGAGAGCGAAGCGATTGGAGGTTTGCAGGATATCGCACCGATTCTGGCGCTGCTCTGCGCCCGTCTTCAGCAGCGTGAAAGCCGTTATGCGGTGCTGTTCGAACAGTTGTTGAAACTGGCAAACAGTGCGGTAGATGAAGCGAAAGTGGCGGAAAAAATTGCGGATGAAGCCCGTGATGATACGCCACAAGCGCTTGATGCGGTCTGGGAAGAAGAGCAGGTCAAATTCTTTGCTGACCAGGGCTGCGGTGAGTCGGAGATTTCCAATCACCAGCGTCGTTTTGCCGGAGCCGTTGCCCCGCAATATTTGAATATCTCTAACGGAGGACAGCAATAA
- the narX gene encoding nitrate/nitrite two-component system sensor histidine kinase NarX encodes MFRRFFTPLTLVNQLALIVLLSTLIGVASMMISARLINGVQGSAHAINQAGSLRMQSYRLLAAIPVKESDQPLFDEMQETVFSPELQLAAERDGQVKQLASLQQYWLTHLAPDIHNAQNQNAVVNDLTGFVSRINQLVTVFDHTTEERISHVVWMHRLMAVFMALLFIFTVFWLRTRLLHPWRQLLRMAEAISHRDFTYRAQISGRNEMATLGMALNNMSAELAESYASLERRVQEKTAGLEQKNAILSFLWQANRRLHSSAPLCERISPVLNGLQELTPLREIEVRVYDIEDEDNHQEFSCHSGWECDDKGCYLCPRDIDMSAPDGVTLKWRLTDPRNQYGILLATLPLGRELSHDQQQLVDTLLEQLTSTLALDKQLERQQQLIVMEERATIARELHDSIAQSLSCMKMQVSCLQMMQNEHSSAESRELLGQVRNELNTSWAQLRELLTTFRLRLTESGLRPALESSCQEYSSHFGFPVQLDYQLPPRHVPSHQAIHVLQIAREALSNALKHSQATEVKVSVTQQGSQVKMVVADNGCGVPQHAERSNHYGLIIMRDRAQSLRGDCQVRRREVGGTEVVVTFVPEKSLSTPQGEIHE; translated from the coding sequence ATGTTTAGACGTTTTTTTACACCACTGACGCTGGTGAATCAACTGGCGCTGATCGTACTACTGTCTACCCTCATCGGGGTGGCAAGTATGATGATTTCTGCACGCCTGATTAACGGTGTCCAGGGGAGCGCGCACGCCATTAACCAGGCAGGTTCACTGCGAATGCAAAGCTACCGTTTGCTGGCGGCCATTCCGGTGAAAGAAAGCGACCAACCGTTGTTTGATGAAATGCAGGAAACCGTCTTCAGCCCCGAATTGCAACTTGCTGCTGAACGCGACGGACAGGTTAAGCAGCTCGCCTCGTTGCAACAGTATTGGCTGACGCATCTGGCCCCCGACATTCACAACGCGCAGAATCAGAATGCCGTCGTCAATGATCTTACCGGTTTTGTTAGCCGCATTAATCAGCTTGTGACCGTTTTCGATCACACAACGGAAGAACGTATCTCTCATGTTGTGTGGATGCACAGGCTGATGGCCGTGTTCATGGCACTGCTGTTTATCTTCACCGTATTCTGGCTACGCACCCGTCTGCTGCACCCCTGGCGACAACTGCTGAGAATGGCGGAAGCCATTAGTCATCGTGATTTCACCTACCGGGCGCAAATCAGCGGCCGTAACGAAATGGCGACGCTGGGTATGGCACTGAACAATATGTCTGCCGAATTAGCGGAAAGCTACGCTTCGCTTGAGCGTCGGGTGCAGGAAAAAACCGCCGGATTAGAGCAAAAAAATGCCATCCTCTCCTTCTTGTGGCAAGCCAACCGTCGCCTGCATTCCAGCGCACCATTGTGTGAGCGCATCTCCCCGGTACTAAATGGACTGCAAGAACTTACCCCACTGCGTGAAATTGAAGTACGGGTGTACGACATCGAAGATGAAGATAATCATCAGGAATTTAGCTGCCATTCCGGTTGGGAATGCGATGATAAGGGCTGCTATCTTTGCCCGCGCGATATCGATATGAGCGCGCCAGACGGCGTAACCCTGAAATGGCGCCTGACCGATCCGCGTAACCAATATGGCATTCTGCTCGCGACGCTGCCGCTGGGTCGGGAGTTAAGCCATGACCAGCAACAATTGGTCGACACGCTGCTCGAACAGCTCACCTCAACGCTGGCGCTAGACAAACAGCTAGAGCGTCAGCAGCAGCTTATCGTGATGGAGGAACGCGCCACCATTGCCCGCGAGCTACACGACTCCATAGCTCAGTCGCTGTCATGCATGAAGATGCAGGTCAGTTGCTTGCAGATGATGCAAAATGAGCACTCTTCAGCGGAAAGCCGCGAACTGTTGGGTCAGGTACGTAATGAATTAAACACTTCGTGGGCGCAACTGCGTGAGCTTCTCACCACGTTCCGCCTGCGGTTGACCGAATCCGGGCTGCGTCCGGCACTGGAGTCAAGCTGTCAGGAATACAGCAGCCACTTTGGCTTCCCGGTTCAACTGGATTATCAGTTGCCGCCACGCCATGTACCCTCGCATCAGGCGATTCATGTCCTGCAAATTGCCCGGGAAGCGTTAAGCAATGCCTTAAAACATTCCCAGGCAACCGAAGTGAAGGTGAGCGTGACCCAACAGGGTAGCCAGGTAAAAATGGTGGTGGCGGATAACGGTTGTGGCGTACCGCAGCATGCTGAACGCAGCAACCACTATGGTCTTATTATTATGCGTGACCGCGCGCAGAGCCTGCGTGGCGATTGCCAGGTTCGACGCCGTGAAGTCGGCGGTACTGAAGTCGTGGTTACGTTTGTCCCCGAAAAATCGCTTTCAACTCCCCAAGGAGAAATCCATGAGTAA
- a CDS encoding nitrate reductase subunit alpha, with translation MSKFLDRFRYFKQKGETFADGHGQILDTNRDWEDGYRQRWQHDKVVRSTHGVNCTGSCSWKIYVKNGLVTWETQQTDYPRTRPDLPNHEPRGCPRGASYSWYLYSANRLKYPLMRKRLMKMWREAKKLHSDPVDAWASIIEDADKAKSFKQARGRGGFVRSSWQEVNELIAASNVYTVKTYGPDRVAGFSPIPAMSMVSYASGARYLSLIGGTCLSFYDWYCDLPPASPQTWGEQTDVPESADWYNSSYIIAWGSNVPQTRTPDAHFFTEVRYKGTKTVAITPDYAEIAKLCDLWLAPKQGTDAAMALAMGHVMLREFHLDKPSQYFTDYVRRYTDFPMLVMLEEREGYYAAGRMLRAADLVDSLGQENNPEWKTVAVNTDGDMVAPNGSIGFRWGEKGKWNLEQRDGKSGDETELQLSLLGSQDEIAQVGFPYFGGEGTEHFTSVELENILLHKLPVKRLQLADGTTALVTTVYDLTMANYGLERGLNDENCATSYDDMKAYTPAWAEKITGVPRAQMIRTAREFADNADKTHGRSMIIVGAGLNHWYHLDMNYRGLINMLVFCGCIGQSGGGWAHYVGQEKLRPQTGWQPLAFGLDWQRPARHMNSTSYFYNHSSQWRYESVTAQELLSPMADKSRYTGHLLDFNVRAERMGWLPSAPQLGTNPLRIADDAKKAGMDPVDYTVKALKEGTIRFAAEQPENGKNHPRNLFIWRSNLLGSSGKGHEYMLKYLLGTEHGIQGMDLGKQGGLKPEEVEWQDNGLDGKLDLVVTLDFRLSSTCLYSDIVLPTATWYEKDDMNTSDMHPFIHPLSAAVDPAWESKSDWEIYKGIAKKFSEVCVGHLGQETDIVTLPIQHDSAAELAQPLDVKDWKKGECDLIPGKTAPHIIPVQRDYPATYERFTSIGPLMEKIGNGGKGIAWNTQSEMDLLRKLNYTKAEGPAKGQPMLDTAIDAAEMILTLAPETNGQVAVKAWAALSEFTGRDHTHLALNKEDEKIRFRDIQAQPRKIISSPTWSGLEDEHVSYNAGYTNVHELIPWRTLSGRQSLYQDHQWMRDFGESLLVYRPPIDTRSVKEVMGKKSNGNPEKALNFLTPHQKWGIHSTYSDNLLMLTLGRGGPVVWMSEEDAKDIGIEDNDWIEVFNNNGALTARAVVSQRVPAGMTMMYHAQERIVNLPGSEITGQRGGIHNSVTRITPKPTHMIGGYAHLAYSFNYYGTVGSNRDEFVVVRKMKNIDWLDGEGNDQVQESVK, from the coding sequence ATGAGTAAATTCCTGGACCGGTTTCGCTACTTTAAACAAAAGGGTGAAACATTTGCCGATGGGCACGGACAGATTCTAGATACCAACCGGGATTGGGAAGATGGATACCGCCAACGCTGGCAGCACGATAAAGTCGTGCGTTCTACGCACGGCGTTAACTGCACCGGTTCTTGCAGCTGGAAGATTTATGTCAAAAATGGTCTGGTCACCTGGGAAACCCAGCAGACTGACTACCCGCGTACCCGCCCGGATCTACCAAACCACGAACCACGTGGCTGCCCACGCGGCGCAAGCTATTCCTGGTACCTCTATAGCGCCAACCGTCTGAAATATCCGCTGATGCGCAAACGCCTGATGAAAATGTGGCGTGAAGCGAAAAAACTGCACAGCGATCCGGTTGATGCCTGGGCCTCTATTATTGAAGACGCTGACAAAGCCAAGAGCTTCAAACAAGCTCGTGGTCGCGGCGGCTTCGTTCGTTCTTCCTGGCAGGAAGTGAACGAACTGATTGCAGCCTCTAACGTCTATACCGTTAAAACCTACGGCCCTGACCGTGTCGCTGGCTTCTCGCCAATTCCGGCAATGTCGATGGTTTCTTACGCATCCGGCGCACGTTATCTGTCGCTGATTGGCGGCACTTGCCTGAGCTTCTACGATTGGTACTGTGACTTACCTCCTGCGTCTCCGCAGACCTGGGGTGAGCAGACCGACGTTCCAGAATCCGCTGACTGGTACAACTCCAGCTACATCATCGCCTGGGGCTCTAACGTTCCACAGACCCGTACGCCAGATGCGCACTTCTTTACTGAAGTTCGTTATAAAGGCACCAAAACCGTTGCAATCACCCCGGACTACGCCGAAATCGCCAAACTGTGCGATCTGTGGCTGGCACCGAAACAGGGTACCGATGCGGCAATGGCGCTGGCAATGGGTCACGTGATGTTGCGTGAATTCCACCTCGACAAACCAAGCCAGTACTTCACCGACTACGTGCGTCGCTACACCGACTTCCCGATGCTGGTCATGCTCGAAGAGCGCGAAGGTTATTACGCTGCGGGCCGTATGCTGCGTGCTGCTGACTTGGTTGACTCTCTGGGTCAGGAAAATAATCCAGAATGGAAAACCGTCGCGGTCAATACCGATGGCGATATGGTGGCACCGAACGGTTCTATCGGTTTCCGTTGGGGCGAAAAAGGCAAATGGAACCTTGAGCAACGCGACGGCAAATCCGGTGATGAAACCGAACTGCAGCTGAGCCTGCTGGGCAGCCAGGATGAGATTGCTCAGGTTGGTTTCCCGTACTTTGGCGGCGAAGGCACCGAGCACTTCACAAGCGTAGAGCTGGAAAACATCCTGCTGCACAAACTGCCGGTAAAACGCCTGCAATTGGCAGACGGGACGACCGCGCTGGTTACCACCGTTTACGATCTGACCATGGCCAACTACGGCCTGGAACGCGGTCTGAACGATGAAAACTGTGCAACCAGCTACGATGACATGAAGGCGTATACGCCAGCGTGGGCTGAGAAAATTACCGGTGTTCCACGTGCGCAGATGATTCGTACCGCGCGTGAATTTGCCGATAACGCGGATAAAACGCACGGTCGCTCGATGATTATCGTCGGTGCCGGTCTGAACCACTGGTATCACCTCGATATGAACTATCGTGGTCTTATCAATATGCTGGTGTTCTGCGGTTGTATCGGTCAGAGCGGCGGCGGCTGGGCACACTATGTCGGCCAGGAAAAACTGCGTCCACAGACCGGTTGGCAGCCACTGGCGTTCGGCCTTGACTGGCAGCGTCCAGCACGTCACATGAACAGTACGTCCTACTTCTATAACCACTCAAGCCAATGGCGTTATGAGTCGGTTACCGCGCAGGAACTGCTGTCACCGATGGCGGATAAATCCCGCTACACCGGTCACCTGCTGGACTTTAACGTCCGCGCAGAACGTATGGGCTGGCTGCCATCTGCACCGCAGTTAGGTACTAACCCACTGCGTATTGCTGATGACGCGAAGAAAGCCGGGATGGATCCGGTTGACTATACCGTTAAGGCGCTGAAAGAAGGCACCATTCGTTTCGCGGCTGAACAGCCGGAAAACGGCAAAAACCATCCACGTAACCTGTTCATCTGGCGTTCTAACCTGCTGGGTTCTTCCGGTAAAGGCCATGAATACATGCTCAAATATCTGCTGGGTACCGAACACGGTATTCAGGGGATGGATCTGGGCAAGCAGGGCGGTCTGAAGCCTGAAGAAGTGGAATGGCAGGATAACGGTCTCGACGGTAAGTTGGATCTGGTGGTCACGCTGGACTTCCGTCTGTCGAGCACCTGTCTGTATTCCGATATCGTGCTGCCAACGGCAACCTGGTATGAAAAAGACGACATGAATACTTCGGATATGCATCCGTTTATTCACCCGCTGTCTGCTGCTGTTGACCCAGCATGGGAATCGAAAAGCGACTGGGAAATTTACAAAGGCATCGCGAAGAAATTCTCTGAAGTCTGCGTGGGCCACCTTGGTCAGGAAACGGACATTGTTACGCTGCCAATCCAGCACGACTCTGCGGCCGAACTGGCACAGCCGTTAGACGTGAAGGACTGGAAAAAAGGCGAATGTGATCTGATCCCAGGTAAAACCGCACCGCACATTATTCCGGTTCAACGTGATTATCCGGCAACCTATGAACGCTTTACCTCCATCGGACCATTGATGGAAAAAATCGGTAACGGTGGTAAAGGGATTGCCTGGAATACACAGAGCGAAATGGACCTGCTGCGTAAGCTCAACTACACCAAGGCAGAAGGCCCTGCGAAAGGCCAGCCGATGCTGGATACCGCGATTGACGCAGCCGAGATGATCCTCACCCTGGCACCGGAAACCAACGGTCAGGTGGCGGTGAAAGCTTGGGCGGCACTGAGCGAGTTTACCGGTCGTGACCACACGCACCTGGCGCTCAATAAAGAAGACGAGAAAATTCGCTTCCGTGATATTCAGGCGCAGCCGCGCAAGATTATCTCAAGCCCAACCTGGTCAGGCCTGGAAGATGAACATGTCTCTTACAACGCCGGTTATACCAACGTTCACGAGCTGATCCCTTGGCGTACGCTGTCTGGTCGTCAGTCCTTGTATCAGGACCACCAGTGGATGCGTGATTTTGGTGAAAGCCTGCTGGTCTACCGTCCGCCGATCGATACCCGTTCGGTGAAAGAGGTGATGGGCAAGAAATCAAACGGCAACCCAGAGAAGGCGCTGAACTTCCTGACGCCGCACCAGAAATGGGGTATTCACTCAACCTACAGCGACAACCTGCTGATGCTGACCTTAGGTCGCGGTGGTCCGGTGGTGTGGATGAGCGAAGAAGATGCCAAAGACATCGGTATTGAAGATAACGACTGGATTGAAGTCTTCAACAACAACGGTGCTCTGACCGCGCGTGCGGTCGTGAGCCAGCGTGTACCGGCTGGGATGACCATGATGTACCACGCGCAGGAACGTATTGTTAACCTGCCGGGTTCAGAAATTACCGGTCAACGCGGCGGTATCCATAACTCGGTGACCCGCATCACGCCAAAACCGACTCATATGATCGGCGGCTATGCGCACCTGGCTTACAGCTTTAACTACTACGGTACCGTGGGTTCGAACCGTGATGAGTTTGTGGTGGTACGTAAGATGAAGAACATTGACTGGTTGGACGGCGAAGGTAATGACCAGGTACAGGAGAGCGTAAAATGA
- the narI gene encoding respiratory nitrate reductase subunit gamma: protein MHFLNMFFFDIYPYIAGAVFLIGSWLRYDYGQYTWRAASSQMLDRKGMNLASNLFHIGILGIFAGHFLGMLTPHWMYEAWLPLEVKQKMAMFAGGASGVMCLVGGVLLLKRRLFSPRVRATTTGADILVLSILVIQCALGLLTIPFSAQHMDGSEMMKLVNWAQSVVTFHGGASQYLDGVAFIFRMHLVLGMTLFLLFPFSRLVHIWSVPVEYLTRKYQIVRARH from the coding sequence ATGCACTTCCTGAATATGTTCTTCTTCGACATCTATCCGTATATTGCGGGTGCTGTCTTCCTGATTGGCAGCTGGTTGCGTTACGACTACGGTCAGTACACCTGGCGCGCGGCATCCAGCCAGATGCTGGATCGTAAGGGGATGAACCTGGCGTCTAACCTGTTCCACATTGGGATTCTGGGGATTTTTGCCGGTCACTTCCTGGGTATGCTTACACCACACTGGATGTATGAAGCGTGGCTGCCGTTGGAAGTGAAACAGAAGATGGCGATGTTTGCTGGTGGCGCATCCGGCGTGATGTGTCTGGTAGGCGGTGTATTGTTGCTGAAACGCCGTCTGTTCAGCCCACGCGTGCGTGCGACCACGACCGGTGCCGATATTCTGGTGCTGTCGATTCTGGTTATCCAGTGTGCTCTGGGTCTGTTGACTATTCCGTTCTCTGCCCAGCATATGGACGGTAGCGAGATGATGAAACTGGTGAACTGGGCGCAGTCCGTGGTGACCTTCCACGGCGGTGCTTCTCAATACCTGGACGGTGTAGCGTTTATTTTCCGTATGCACCTGGTGCTGGGGATGACGTTGTTCCTGCTGTTCCCGTTCTCGCGCCTGGTACACATTTGGAGCGTGCCGGTGGAGTATCTGACCCGCAAGTATCAGATTGTCCGTGCTCGTCACTAA
- a CDS encoding NarK family nitrate/nitrite MFS transporter, with the protein MSHSTAPERATGAVITDWRPEDPAFWQERGHHVASRNLWISVPCLLLAFCVWMLFSAVAVNLPKVGFQFTTDQLFMLTALPSVSGALLRVPYSFMVPLVGGRRWTAFSTGILIIPCVWLGFAVQDTTTPFSTFIIISLLCGFAGANFASSMANISFFFPKQKQGGALGLNGGLGNMGVSVMQLVAPLAVSLSIFAVFGSHGVTQPDGTELYLANAAWIWVPFLAIFTVAAWFGMNELATSKASLKEQLPVLKRGHLWIMSLLYLATFGSFIGFSAGFAMLSKTQFPDIQILHYAFFGPFVGALARSAGGAISDRLGGTRVTLVNFILMALFSALLFMTLPTNGVGGSFIAFYVVFLALFMTAGLGSGSTFQMISVIFRKLTMDRVKAEGGTEEKAMREAATDTAAALGFISAIGAIGGFFIPKAFGTSLELTGSPAGAMKVFLVFYIVCVVVTWVVYGRKAKK; encoded by the coding sequence ATGAGTCACTCCACTGCCCCCGAAAGGGCAACCGGCGCTGTCATTACTGACTGGCGTCCGGAAGATCCGGCATTCTGGCAGGAGCGCGGTCATCACGTTGCAAGCCGGAACCTGTGGATTTCAGTACCGTGTTTGCTGCTGGCATTCTGCGTTTGGATGCTGTTCAGCGCCGTAGCGGTCAACTTACCAAAAGTGGGCTTCCAGTTTACTACCGATCAACTCTTTATGCTGACCGCATTGCCGTCGGTATCAGGGGCTCTGTTGCGCGTACCGTATTCCTTTATGGTGCCATTGGTTGGCGGTCGTCGTTGGACGGCGTTCAGCACCGGGATCCTCATCATTCCGTGCGTCTGGTTAGGTTTTGCCGTTCAGGACACCACCACGCCGTTTAGCACCTTCATCATTATTTCACTGCTGTGCGGCTTTGCCGGTGCGAACTTTGCCTCCAGCATGGCGAACATCAGCTTCTTCTTCCCAAAACAGAAGCAGGGCGGTGCACTGGGCTTAAACGGTGGCCTGGGTAACATGGGCGTGAGCGTGATGCAGCTGGTGGCTCCACTGGCTGTGTCGCTGTCTATTTTCGCGGTCTTCGGTAGCCATGGCGTGACTCAGCCAGACGGTACTGAACTGTATCTGGCAAACGCTGCGTGGATTTGGGTGCCGTTCCTGGCTATCTTCACTGTCGCTGCCTGGTTTGGTATGAACGAGCTGGCAACCTCTAAAGCTTCATTAAAAGAGCAGCTGCCGGTCCTTAAACGTGGTCACCTGTGGATCATGAGCCTGCTGTATCTGGCAACGTTCGGTTCGTTTATCGGTTTCTCTGCCGGTTTTGCAATGCTGTCGAAAACCCAGTTCCCGGATATTCAGATCCTGCATTACGCTTTCTTCGGGCCGTTTGTCGGCGCACTGGCGCGTTCTGCGGGCGGTGCGATTTCCGACCGTCTGGGTGGGACCCGCGTCACGCTGGTTAACTTCATTCTGATGGCGCTGTTTAGCGCACTGCTGTTCATGACCCTGCCAACCAATGGCGTAGGCGGCAGCTTTATCGCTTTCTACGTGGTCTTCCTGGCACTGTTCATGACGGCCGGTTTGGGTAGCGGTTCAACCTTCCAGATGATCTCGGTGATTTTCCGTAAATTAACCATGGATCGTGTGAAAGCCGAAGGCGGTACTGAAGAGAAAGCGATGCGTGAAGCGGCAACCGATACGGCAGCGGCGCTGGGCTTTATTTCAGCGATCGGTGCTATTGGCGGCTTCTTCATTCCGAAAGCATTCGGGACATCCCTGGAATTAACCGGTTCTCCGGCTGGGGCAATGAAAGTGTTCCTCGTGTTCTATATTGTCTGCGTGGTAGTGACGTGGGTGGTATACGGACGTAAAGCGAAAAAATAA